The following are encoded together in the Babylonia areolata isolate BAREFJ2019XMU chromosome 30, ASM4173473v1, whole genome shotgun sequence genome:
- the LOC143275578 gene encoding uncharacterized protein LOC143275578, with translation MMDHSSVLFFFVFIFGIAGRVTSYEVCKVHEDGTSTNCYAGTCCGDANYCCYGACVEDICLLYGHLVGIAFAGLIVLVFIVVVILYFTGNLCKLTQVNPV, from the exons ATGATGGACCATTCATctgtgttgttcttcttcgtcttcatctttgGAATTG CCGGGCGAGTGACGAGCTACGAGGTGTGTAAGGTCCATGAGGACGGGACATCCACCAACTGCTATGCTGGGACCTGCTGTGGTGATGCCAACTACTGCTGTTATGGAGCCTGCGTTGAAGACATCTGTCTCCT CTACGGCCACCTGGTCGGGATCGCATTCGCAGGCCTCATCGTCCTCGtttttatcgtcgtcgtcatcctctaCTTCACCGGAAACCTGTGCAAACTCACTCAAGTCAACCCCGTGTAG